The genomic segment CTTGTCTTGCTGCAACACGGCAAAGGCGCCGATATGGGCGCTGCTTTTGGTAGCGGCGCATCGGGCAGTCTGTTCGGTGCGACTGGCTCGGCAAACTTTTTGTCGCGTACAACCGCAGTGCTCGCAGCGGTATTTTTTGTCACGACGCTGACGTTGACGTACCTCGGCGCATATCGGTCGAAGCCTTCGGCAGGCTTGCTGGGCGCGGCAGTGACGGCTCCGGTTGCGGCCTCGGCAGCACCGTCGGCCTCTGCGCCGGTCGCAGGTTCGGCTGCCCTGCCGGCATCGCCTGCATCGGTCCCGGCTACCGACGTACCGAAATAAATTTCGCGGCAATTTGTCTCTTGTGCGTTGAACAATCTGTTTAAACAAGTTACAATCTAAGTCTTGAAGCGATTCGCGGGTTACAAGTTGTTTTCCCGGATTGCATGCAGTGCCGACGTGGTGAAATTGGTAGACACGCTATCTTGAGGGGGTAGTGGCGAAAGCTGTGCGAGTTCGAGTCTCGCCGTCGGCACCAAAATGTTATCTAAATGCCAGCCGCTTGCTTCAGCTTCGGCTGGCATTTTTCACTTCTGGGCACGGCTTAAGTAGGGCTTGTGGCATGTGCGTTTCGGAAGTGATTTCGCGGCAGGAGTGCTATGCTCCTGTCGGCACTCAGAACCGAACCAACCGATTGAGGATTGTCTTGAACCTCGCAGCCTATTTCCCCGTCTTGTTGTTCCTCATCGTAGGCACCGGTTTAGGCGTAGCGCTGGTCAGTATCGGTAAGATTCTTGGTCCCAACAAGCCCGATACAGAGAAGAACGCACCGTACGAGTGCGGCTTCGAAGCATTCGAAGATGCGCGCATGAAGTTCGATGTTCGCTATTACCTCGTCGCCATTCTCTTCATCATTTTCGACCTTGAAACCGCATTCCTTTTTCCGTGGGGCGTAGCTCTGCGCGACATCGGCTGGCCTGGCTTCATGGCAATGATGATTTTCCTGCTCGAATTCCTGCTGGGCTTCGCCTACATCTGGAAGAAGGGCGGCCTCGACTGGGAATGATGGATTAATCGCCGGTTTGCGTGGGTGGCCAAGGCTTGCCGCCCCGTCTGGAGTGGAAAGCAAATGAGTATCGAAGGGGTCTTGAAGGAAGGGTTTGTCACCACGACGGCTGACAAACTGATCAACTGGACGCGCACCGGCTCCCTGTGGCCGATGACGTTCGGTCTGGCGTGTTGTGCGGTCGAGATGATGCATGCGGGCGCTGCCCGTTATGACCTTGACCGCTTCGGCGTGGTGTTTCGTCCGAGTCCGCGTCAGTCGGACGTGATGATCGTCGCCGGCACGCTGTGCAACAAGATGGCGCCCGCTCTGCGCAAGGTCTACGACCAGATGGCTGAGCCGCGCTGGGTAATCTCGATGGGCTCGTGTGCGAACGGCGGCGGCTATTACCACTACTCGTATTCGGTAGTGCGTGGCTGCGACCGGATCGTTCCGGTTGACGTTTATGTGCCGGGTTGTCCGCCGACTGCGGAAGCGCTGGTGTACGGCGTGATCCAGTTGCAGGCCAAGATTCGCCGCACCAACACAATCGCCCGTCAATAAGGCCAACGCCTCCCCCACAATATGGCAAGCAAACTCGAGACCCTGAAAGCGAACCTCGAGGCGGCCTTTGGCGGCCTCCTGTTGAGCATCAACGAAGCAATCGGTGAAGTGACGATCGTCGTGAAGACGGCCGACTACCTCAACGTTGCAACCCGTCTGCGCGACGACCGTTCGCTCGGTTTCGAGCAATGCGTCGACCTTTGCGGCGTCGACTATCAGACCTACGCCGACGGCGCTTACGACGGCCCGCGTTTCGCGGCCGTTCTCCATTTGTTGTCGGTGCAGAACAACTGGCGTCTGCGCCTGCGCGTGTTCGCACCCGATGACGAAGTGCCGATCCTGCCGTCCGTCGTTGAAATCTGGAATTCGGTCAACTGGTACGAGCGCGAAGCATTCGACCTGTACGGTATCGTCTTCGAAGGTCACCCGGATCTGCGCCGCATCCTGACCGACTACGGTTTCATTGGTCACCCGTTCCGTAAAGATTTCCCTGTCTCCGGTTACGTCGAAATGCGTTACGACCCGGAAGAAAAGCGCGTCGTCTATCAGCCTGTGACGATCGAGCCGCGGGAAATTACGCCGCGCGTGATCCGCGAGGATCGCTATGGCGGTCTGAAACACTAAGAGAACGCCATGGCAGAGATCAAGAACTACACGCTCAACTTCGGTCCTCAGCATCCGGCTGCGCACGGTGTGTTGCGCCTCGTGCTGGAACTCGACGGTGAAGTCATCCAGCGCGCCGATCCGCACATCGGCCTGCTGCATCGCGCGACTGAAAAGCTCGCCGAAACCAAAACATTTATCCAGTCCGTGCCGTACATGGACCGTCTCGACTACGTGTCGATGATGGTCAATGAGCACGGCTACGTGATGGCGATTGAGAAGCTGCTCGGCATCGAAGTGCCGGTGCGCGCGCAATACATCCGCGTGATGTTCGACGAAATCACGCGCGTGCTGAACCACTTGATGTGGATCGGCGCGCACGCGCTCGACGTCGGCGCGATGGCGGTGTTTCTGTACGCGTTCCGCGAGCGCGAAGACCTGATGGACGTGTACGAAGCGGTATCCGGCGCACGGATGCACGCGGCCTACTACCGTCCGGGCGGTGTCTATCGCGATCTGCCGGATGCGATGCCGCAATACAAGGCATCGAAGATCCGCAATGTGAAGGCATTGTCGAAGATGAACGAGAACCGCCAAGGTTCGCTGCTCGACTTCATCGACGACTTCTTCACGCGCTTTCCGAAATGCGTCGACGAATACGAAACGCTGCTGACCGACAACCGGATCTGGAAGCAACGTCTGGTCGGTATCGGCGTGGTGAGCCCGGAACGCGCGCTGCAACTCGGCATGACCGGTGCAATGCTGCGCGGCTCGGGTATCGAGTGGGATCTGCGCAAGAAGCAGCCGTACGAAGTCTATGACAAGATGGATTTCGACATTCCGGTCGGCGTAAATGGCGATTGCTATGACCGCTATCTGGTTCGCGTCGAAGAAATGCGCCAATCCACGCGAATCGTGAAACAGTGCATTGAGTGGCTGCGTAAGAATCCTGGCCCCGTAATGGTCGACAATCATAAGGTTGCGCCGCCGTCGCGCGTCGGTATGAAGTCGAACATGGAAGAGTTGATCCACCATTTCAAGCTCTTCACCGAAGGCTTCCACGTTCCGGAAGGCGAGGCATACGCGGCGGTCGAGCATCCGAAGGGCGAGTTCGGTATCTACCTGATCTCGGACGGCGCGAACAAGCCGTATCGCCTGAAGATCCGCGCGCCGGGCTATGCGCACCTGTCCTCGCTGGATGAAATGGCGCGCGGTCACATGATCGCCGACGCCGTGACGATCATCGGCACGCAGGACATCGTGTTCGGCGAAGTGGATCGCTAGGACGTATTCAGCGGTGCGTGTTTCGGATTGAGTCGAAGCGCGTGTCAAGCAAAGGAACGCCGGGTCTGTCGCAGCTTGAAGTAAGCGACGGGTTTTCGTTCGGTAGGAATTGAAAGAGTCGTGTCTGAAAATGATCTCAGCTGAAGGCCTGAAAGAAATCGATCGCGCGATCGGGAAATACCCCGCCGATCAGAAACAGTCCGCCGTGATGTCGGCGCTGGCCGTTGCTCAGGAAGAGCATGGCTGGCTGTCGCCCGACGTCATGCAGTTCGTCGCGGACTATCTCGGCATGCCGGCAGTCGCCGTGCAGGAGGTAGCTACCTTCTACACGATGTACGAGACCTCGCCGGTCGGCAAATACAAGATCACGCTCTGCACAAACCTGCCGTGCCAACTCGGCCCGGACGGCGGTGCCGAAG from the Paraburkholderia fungorum genome contains:
- the nuoE gene encoding NADH-quinone oxidoreductase subunit NuoE; this translates as MISAEGLKEIDRAIGKYPADQKQSAVMSALAVAQEEHGWLSPDVMQFVADYLGMPAVAVQEVATFYTMYETSPVGKYKITLCTNLPCQLGPDGGAEGAAEYLKQKLGIDFGETTPDGKFTLKEGECMGSCGDAPVMLVNNHRMCSFMSRAKIDQLLEELSK
- the secG gene encoding preprotein translocase subunit SecG, with product MLYLKTLIIVVQLLSALGVIGLVLLQHGKGADMGAAFGSGASGSLFGATGSANFLSRTTAVLAAVFFVTTLTLTYLGAYRSKPSAGLLGAAVTAPVAASAAPSASAPVAGSAALPASPASVPATDVPK
- a CDS encoding NADH-quinone oxidoreductase subunit A, producing MNLAAYFPVLLFLIVGTGLGVALVSIGKILGPNKPDTEKNAPYECGFEAFEDARMKFDVRYYLVAILFIIFDLETAFLFPWGVALRDIGWPGFMAMMIFLLEFLLGFAYIWKKGGLDWE
- a CDS encoding NuoB/complex I 20 kDa subunit family protein; its protein translation is MSIEGVLKEGFVTTTADKLINWTRTGSLWPMTFGLACCAVEMMHAGAARYDLDRFGVVFRPSPRQSDVMIVAGTLCNKMAPALRKVYDQMAEPRWVISMGSCANGGGYYHYSYSVVRGCDRIVPVDVYVPGCPPTAEALVYGVIQLQAKIRRTNTIARQ
- a CDS encoding NADH-quinone oxidoreductase subunit C, whose product is MASKLETLKANLEAAFGGLLLSINEAIGEVTIVVKTADYLNVATRLRDDRSLGFEQCVDLCGVDYQTYADGAYDGPRFAAVLHLLSVQNNWRLRLRVFAPDDEVPILPSVVEIWNSVNWYEREAFDLYGIVFEGHPDLRRILTDYGFIGHPFRKDFPVSGYVEMRYDPEEKRVVYQPVTIEPREITPRVIREDRYGGLKH
- a CDS encoding NADH-quinone oxidoreductase subunit D; this encodes MAEIKNYTLNFGPQHPAAHGVLRLVLELDGEVIQRADPHIGLLHRATEKLAETKTFIQSVPYMDRLDYVSMMVNEHGYVMAIEKLLGIEVPVRAQYIRVMFDEITRVLNHLMWIGAHALDVGAMAVFLYAFREREDLMDVYEAVSGARMHAAYYRPGGVYRDLPDAMPQYKASKIRNVKALSKMNENRQGSLLDFIDDFFTRFPKCVDEYETLLTDNRIWKQRLVGIGVVSPERALQLGMTGAMLRGSGIEWDLRKKQPYEVYDKMDFDIPVGVNGDCYDRYLVRVEEMRQSTRIVKQCIEWLRKNPGPVMVDNHKVAPPSRVGMKSNMEELIHHFKLFTEGFHVPEGEAYAAVEHPKGEFGIYLISDGANKPYRLKIRAPGYAHLSSLDEMARGHMIADAVTIIGTQDIVFGEVDR